Proteins co-encoded in one Nicotiana sylvestris chromosome 7, ASM39365v2, whole genome shotgun sequence genomic window:
- the LOC104232860 gene encoding SEC12-like protein 2, which yields MDNSANCKNYGVPIYGAGWVPSSALRSAVEPPADDEKDDGDKSSAPAPENYVVLAGGGGEGNSGIRNALVVAQFDFDSNVLSDEPVAREGTGGDLPYRMAIHPGGDGLICSMPKSCRWFDWDIQRADNLSLGLRSSERVLEPLQDVGQQLALTFNNEGSLLAVGSEDGKLRVFKWPRMEISLDEANAHASVKDLDFSPDGNFLVSVGSGPCRIWDVSKSTSVASLMKENDEIFGYCRFSPVNDENQVLYITTMRDQGGSISKWSTTTWKRIRSKRVVRDPVCAFNISPNGKLLAIGTIEGDVLIVSSNNLQVQNVVKKAHLGLVTTLKFSEDSRALLSASMDSRVRVTIIKEEKKSGLSLWIVILVLLIAIAVFYAANNGILPLELNST from the exons ATGGACAATTCTGCGAATTGCAAGAACTACGGCGTCCCTATCTACGGTGCCGGTTGGGTTCCGTCGAGCGCCCTCAGATCTGCCGTCGAACCGCCGGCCGATGATGAAAAGGACGATGGCGACAAATCCTCAGCTCCGGCGCCGGAAAACTATGTAGTCCTTGCCGGAGGAGGTGGAGAAGGGAATAGCGGTATTCGCAACGCGCTCGTTGTAGCTCAGTTTGATTTTGATTCCAATGTTCTCTCTGATGAACCT GTGGCAAGAGAAGGAACTGGTGGTGATCTGCCCTATAGGATGGCCATCCATCCTGGTGGAGATGGTCTGATATGTTCAATGCCAAAAAGCTGCAG ATGGTTTGACTGGGATATTCAGAGAGCTGATAATCTTTCACTTGGTCTAAGATCATCTGAGAGAGTACTTGAGCCATTGCAAGATGTTGGACAACAATTAGCGCTAACTTTTAATAATGAAGGTTCTTTACTTGCTGTCGGCAGTGAG GATGGCAAGTTGAGGGTTTTCAAGTGGCCCAGAATGGAAATTAGTCTTGATGAGGCTAATGCTCATGCTTCTGTGAAGGATCTAGACTTCAG CCCTGATGGAAACTTTCTTGTTTCTGTTGGAAGCGGCCCTTGCCGTATTTGGGACGTCTCTAAATCAACATCTGTAGCTTCTTTGATGAAAGAAAAT GATGAGATCTTTGGCTATTGTAGATTCTCACCAGTTAATGATGAGAATCAGGTTCTATACATCACCACAATGCGAG ATCAAGGTGGAAGTATTTCGAAGTGGAGTACTACTACGTGGAAGAGGATAAGATCAAAGCGTGTTGTTCGTGATCCTGTTTGTGCCTTTAATATTTCACCCAATGGGAAGCTTCTGGCAAT AGGAACAATCGAGGGAGATGTACTGATAGTTTCTTCTAACAACTTGCAAGTGCAAAATGTGGTGAAAAAGGCTCATCTTGGTCTTGTGACAACATTGAAGTTCTCGGAAGATTCGAG GGCTTTGCTTTCTGCCTCCATGGATTCAAGAGTGAGAGTGACAATTATAAAGGAAGAGAAGAAAAGTG GTCTGAGCTTGTGGATCGTTATACTCGTCCTTCTGATTGCAATAGCTGTATTTTACGCAGCAAACAACGGGATTCTTCCGTTGGAGTTAAACTCTACTTAA